From the Kitasatospora viridis genome, one window contains:
- a CDS encoding PspC domain-containing protein, protein MRTLARPRHNRLIAGVCAGVAERFGLTPWTVRLIFVLSCLLPGPQVLIYLGLWLLLPQEP, encoded by the coding sequence ATGCGCACCCTGGCCCGCCCCCGTCACAACCGTCTGATCGCCGGTGTCTGCGCCGGGGTGGCCGAGCGCTTCGGCCTCACCCCCTGGACGGTCCGGCTGATCTTCGTGCTCTCCTGCCTGCTGCCCGGCCCGCAGGTCCTGATCTACCTGGGCCTGTGGCTGCTGCTCCCCCAGGAACCGTGA